A single region of the Silene latifolia isolate original U9 population chromosome 8, ASM4854445v1, whole genome shotgun sequence genome encodes:
- the LOC141594801 gene encoding allene oxide synthase 3-like translates to MPIPTSTPLNNTTLPKHEIPGNYGLPFLGPLKDRWDYFYHQGRYSFFKSRAEKYNSTVFRTNMPPGPWVSPDPRVVVLLDAISFPILFDNSKVDKKDIFVGTFMPSTSFAGGYRALAYLDTSEPKHGLLKSMIQSLIASKHNEFVPVFRNGLQSFFTQLEDQLEEKKGVELRPLTDTLSFEFLFKLFCDGKSPLDTKIESNGIKIIKKWQICQIAPLVTLGLPKILNPIEDFIFHSIKLPFFLVKNDYKKLYDAFNSSATTYLEKAENNGISREEACHTLVYMFGFNAFAGISVWFPILIKWVATQGPNLHRQLADEIRTVVKSEGGVTLNSIKKMALTKSVVYEAFRIEPPVPYQYGRAKQDLIVNSHDASYEIKKGEVIFGYQPFATKDPKIFENPEVFESHRFIGEGEKMLKYVLWSNGRETEDPTPENKQCPGKDLSVQLSMILLVEFFLRYDTISVHVKPSFLSDVVTVLSLTKATSM, encoded by the coding sequence ATGCCAATTCCAACCTCAACTCCTCTTAATAATACTACTCTTCCTAAGCATGAAATACCAGGCAACTATGGCCTTCCTTTCTTAGGGCCATTGAAAGATAGATGGGACTACTTCTACCACCAAGGCCGATACTCGTTTTTCAAGTCTCGTGCCGAGAAATACAATTCCACCGTGTTTCGCACCAACATGCCTCCTGGACCGTGGGTCTCTCCTGATCCACGGGTTGTCGTCCTACTCGATGCAATTAGCTTTCCTATTCTTTTCGACAATTCAAAGGTCGATAAAAAAGATATTTTTGTTGGAACTTTCATGCCCTCTACCTCTTTTGCCGGGGGTTACCGTGCATTAGCTTACTTGGACACGAGCGAGCCAAAGCATGGCTTGCTCAAGTCCATGATTCAATCTTTAATTGCGTCTAAGCATAACGAGTTTGTCCCTGTCTTTCGAAATGGTCTACAAAGTTTTTTCACCCAATTAGAGGATCAATTAGAAGAGAAAAAAGGTGTTGAGCTTCGACCACTCACTGACACCCTATCATTCGAGTTTCTCTTTAAGTTATTTTGTGATGGAAAAAGTCCATTGGACACCAAAATCGAGTCAAATGgaattaaaataataaagaaGTGGCAAATTTGTCAAATAGCACCTTTGGTAACATTAGGATTACCTAAGATCCTAAATCCAATAGAAGATTTCATATTCCATTCTATAAAATTACCCTTTTTCTTGGTGAAAAATGACTATAAGAAGCTCTATGATGCATTTAACTCCTCGGCTACAACCTATCTTGAAAAAGCCGAAAACAATGGCATAAGTAGGGAAGAAGCATGCCATACCTTGGTATACATGTTTGGGTTTAATGCATTTGCAGGAATTAGTGTATGGTTCCCTATTTTAATCAAGTGGGTCGCAACCCAAGGACCAAACCTACATCGCCAGCTGGCAGATGAGATTAGGACCGTGGTTAAGTCCGAGGGTGGTGTCACCCTCAACTCGATCAAAAAAATGGCCTTAACCAAGTCAGTAGTTTATGAGGCTTTTAGAATTGAACCTCCAGTGCCCTACCAGTACGGTAGGGCAAAACAAGACCTAATAGTCAATAGCCATGACGCTAGTTATGAAATTAAGAAAGGGGAGGTGATTTTTGGGTATCAACCATTCGCGACTAAAGATCCGAAAATCTTTGAAAATCCTGAAGTTTTTGAAAGTCATAGGTTTATAGGCGAAGGAGAGAAAATGTTGAAGTATGTACTATGGTCAAATGGTAGAGAGACGGAGGATCCGACACCGGAAAATAAACAATGTCCGGGTAAGGATTTGTCTGTTCAATTGTCTATGATTTTGTTGGTGGAGTTTTTCTTAAGGTATGACACAATATCTGTTCATGTAAAACCTTCATTTTTATCTGATGTTGTTACCGTCTTGTCCTTGACAAAAGCTACTAGTATGTAA